One Nocardioides oleivorans DNA segment encodes these proteins:
- a CDS encoding alpha-L-rhamnosidase C-terminal domain-containing protein — protein MPRSTRQLLSACLALLALLASGLVVLAGTAPAQAAPPRVCGKALDTGTNNVVLLGLPATGGTGADSYEGGYLAPAQASAWTYYAIEGDATTSNTVAVSFRQSGNNGPSLQFSAGQNSLGPLRLNNGGWQADGTIPLPAGTLVPGVPFHFRIAVSGQQVTVTIDGEQVAQYSRPWLPASGTIGVRLSGAETGTLDNLVVRHLANDRYLYADDFDGRQSGGAGATAAGWPGLGIVEVCTVPDSPDDAYWIWSADATSVNSWTAFRTSFDVADVAALPAAVNARIAAETKYWLYLNDELVVFEGSVKRGPNKSDSYVDNVDLRPYLRSGENTLAILAVSYGKGGYAGPYSGRAGLFLESPDLDLRSDDTWKALDLDAYGSMGVQPNYRLAEPNVRYDARAEVAGWDGWTSAGFDDSSWPAAVTAGNEGSSPWNLLVDNPIPLLKFADVVTVPVTDPKVTATTSGGVTTYEMRLPVNHQLTPWVRLAAGTQAGRTVGLKTDHATVKGSGTEQAVQAEYVTRAGAQAYESLVWMNGDKLIVTAPAGAQVEEIGYRFSGYDTEFDGTFTSDDPYMDKLWTMARDTLYVTMRDSYMDCPDRERSQWWGDATNELEEAFYALDPSAAALGRKGISNIMGFRNGDLIPTQAPAASFSELPAQSLTALMSFWMFYEYSGDESVLDETYAPSVAYLRTYNMAADGLLQHDHGGTWHWHDWGSGEDGRLIDTLWYYIALDSTLKSAAETGVPATDADVVWMQGRADSIRANIDKLWVPGKGYYESTGDGRADDRANALAVYSGLAKPGQYEQIRNVLVNVKKSSPYMDKYVLEALYLMGYADDAMARMKDRYAPMVNSTEHSTLWEFFAGPEQDAAGTFNHAWTGGPLTMMSRYAAGIQQVEPGFTEFAVRPQLGTMKKVSADVHSVNGEIAVAIDASDPTTYDLAVTVPTGTVAQVHLPTTVPEDITLDGGSLDDADGVLEVTVDDTSGETVVRVSAGEHAFAAASPPATVTLAKAGTVRPGQRVDGVVEVANTGTAALDTVDAVLDVPGLTDPIELTATDVAVGGTAQLHFSIEVPEGARSGSTYDAEVRATVTYGDQERTSTTSVPGFAKVAADVVVSAVVVGDRAGAYPATGEWTATATVRNNGTAPVTGRAVARSVDDVLEAGAPSRLVTIPAGASVDVSVTVHGGGRHWLPIMQSVTVDFTDRGSVLATGASAARVKWYGPQGQGWTATGAGAIQGATDFVDLGDGGTGSTGNTQANVRPGPTELAHDLQWSYQPSIPVGGTNTEGGLTRRFTWSRDGSWFSIDLAVEQGEPFVLTMRETADTSAPSTLAQVQTRPKAYQVLVDDVLVQRVKYLVPNEGVVGNTLASYQVLVDDPAALDADGDGEVTVKYLYRGGNDEFYDPSLTDVWVSPAPEDLLDQRAPTVSAAPVDSTVLGRNGWIVAPTEVEVTAVDDTDADPSIQVALDDAPMAAYAGPVAVATDGSHVVRYSATDAAGNASEVQELAVKVDTTAPVPGFGDFPTGEVTEGEVPAEPACGATDATSGIASCTITGYSTAVGAHTLTQVIVDRAGNRATATLDYEVVAAGAPTPTPTPTPTPTPTPTPTPTPTPTPTPAVEPSITVKAKVRAGARLKIRVRDLAVSRVTITLGGKKLGTVKVRGGKVVVTRVVPRNLSGRTVLRVLDRSGHVLASTTVRVVRRPAA, from the coding sequence ATGCCCCGTAGCACCCGACAGCTCCTCTCCGCCTGCCTCGCGCTCCTCGCGCTGCTGGCCTCCGGCCTCGTCGTGCTCGCCGGCACGGCTCCCGCCCAGGCCGCGCCGCCGCGCGTGTGCGGGAAGGCGCTCGACACCGGCACGAACAACGTGGTGCTGCTGGGGCTGCCGGCGACAGGCGGGACGGGAGCGGACTCCTACGAGGGTGGCTACCTCGCGCCGGCGCAGGCCTCGGCGTGGACCTACTACGCCATCGAGGGCGATGCGACCACGTCCAACACCGTGGCGGTGTCCTTCCGGCAGAGCGGCAACAACGGCCCGTCGCTGCAGTTCTCGGCCGGCCAGAACTCCCTCGGCCCGCTGCGGCTCAACAACGGCGGCTGGCAGGCCGACGGCACCATCCCCCTCCCGGCCGGGACCCTCGTGCCCGGTGTGCCGTTCCACTTCCGCATCGCGGTCAGCGGTCAGCAGGTCACGGTCACCATCGACGGCGAGCAGGTCGCGCAGTACTCCCGACCCTGGCTCCCGGCCTCGGGGACCATCGGCGTCCGGCTCTCCGGCGCCGAGACCGGAACGCTCGACAACCTCGTCGTGCGCCACCTGGCGAACGACCGATACCTCTACGCGGACGACTTCGACGGCCGTCAGTCGGGCGGCGCCGGAGCCACCGCGGCCGGCTGGCCCGGGCTGGGCATCGTGGAGGTCTGCACCGTGCCCGACTCCCCGGACGACGCCTACTGGATCTGGAGCGCCGACGCCACGTCGGTCAACAGCTGGACCGCCTTCCGCACCTCCTTCGACGTCGCCGACGTGGCCGCGCTGCCCGCGGCCGTCAACGCCCGGATCGCCGCCGAGACGAAGTACTGGCTCTACCTCAACGACGAGCTCGTCGTCTTCGAGGGCAGCGTGAAGCGCGGCCCCAACAAGTCCGACTCCTACGTCGACAACGTGGACCTGCGGCCCTACCTCCGCTCCGGCGAGAACACCCTCGCGATCCTCGCCGTGTCCTACGGCAAGGGGGGTTACGCCGGGCCCTACTCCGGTCGCGCCGGGCTCTTCCTCGAGTCCCCCGACCTCGACCTGCGCTCCGACGACACGTGGAAGGCGCTCGACCTCGACGCCTACGGCTCGATGGGCGTGCAGCCCAACTACCGCCTCGCCGAGCCGAACGTGCGGTACGACGCCCGCGCGGAGGTCGCCGGCTGGGACGGCTGGACGAGCGCCGGCTTCGACGACTCGTCGTGGCCTGCCGCCGTCACCGCGGGCAACGAGGGCTCCTCGCCCTGGAACCTGCTGGTCGACAACCCGATCCCGCTGCTGAAGTTCGCCGACGTGGTGACCGTGCCGGTCACCGACCCGAAGGTCACGGCGACCACCAGCGGCGGCGTGACGACGTACGAGATGCGGCTGCCGGTCAACCACCAGCTCACCCCGTGGGTGCGGCTCGCCGCCGGCACCCAGGCCGGCCGGACCGTCGGGCTCAAGACCGACCACGCGACCGTGAAGGGCTCGGGCACCGAGCAGGCCGTGCAGGCCGAGTACGTCACGAGGGCCGGCGCCCAGGCCTACGAGTCGCTGGTCTGGATGAACGGCGACAAGCTGATCGTCACCGCGCCGGCGGGTGCGCAGGTCGAGGAGATCGGCTACCGGTTCTCCGGCTACGACACGGAGTTCGACGGCACCTTCACCTCGGACGACCCCTACATGGACAAGCTCTGGACCATGGCGCGCGACACCCTCTACGTGACGATGCGCGACTCCTACATGGACTGCCCCGACCGCGAGCGGTCGCAGTGGTGGGGCGACGCGACCAACGAGCTCGAGGAGGCGTTCTACGCCCTCGACCCGTCGGCCGCCGCGCTCGGTCGCAAGGGCATCAGCAACATCATGGGCTTCCGCAACGGTGACCTCATCCCGACCCAGGCACCCGCCGCGTCGTTCTCCGAGCTGCCGGCCCAGTCGCTGACCGCCTTGATGAGCTTCTGGATGTTCTACGAGTACTCCGGCGACGAGTCGGTGCTCGACGAGACCTACGCGCCGTCGGTGGCCTATCTGCGGACCTACAACATGGCCGCCGACGGCCTGCTCCAGCACGACCACGGCGGCACCTGGCACTGGCACGACTGGGGCTCGGGCGAGGACGGCCGGCTCATCGACACGCTCTGGTACTACATCGCGCTCGACTCGACGCTGAAGTCCGCAGCCGAGACCGGCGTCCCCGCCACCGATGCCGACGTGGTGTGGATGCAGGGCCGCGCCGACTCGATCCGCGCCAACATCGACAAGCTGTGGGTGCCGGGCAAGGGCTACTACGAGTCGACGGGCGACGGACGCGCCGACGACCGCGCCAACGCGCTCGCCGTCTACTCCGGGCTGGCGAAGCCCGGCCAGTACGAGCAGATCCGCAACGTGCTCGTGAACGTGAAGAAGTCCAGCCCCTACATGGACAAGTACGTCCTCGAGGCGCTCTACCTGATGGGCTACGCCGACGACGCGATGGCGCGAATGAAGGACCGCTACGCGCCGATGGTCAACAGCACGGAGCACTCCACGCTGTGGGAGTTCTTCGCCGGACCCGAGCAGGACGCGGCCGGCACGTTCAACCACGCCTGGACCGGCGGCCCGCTCACGATGATGAGCCGCTACGCCGCGGGCATCCAGCAGGTCGAGCCGGGCTTCACCGAGTTCGCCGTGCGGCCCCAGCTCGGGACGATGAAGAAGGTCTCCGCCGACGTGCACAGCGTCAACGGCGAGATCGCCGTCGCGATCGACGCGAGCGACCCGACGACGTACGACCTCGCGGTGACCGTGCCCACCGGCACCGTCGCGCAGGTGCACCTCCCCACCACGGTCCCCGAGGACATCACCCTCGACGGCGGGTCGCTCGACGACGCCGACGGGGTGCTCGAGGTGACCGTCGACGACACCTCCGGCGAGACGGTCGTGCGGGTCTCCGCCGGCGAGCACGCCTTCGCCGCCGCGTCGCCGCCGGCGACCGTCACCCTCGCCAAGGCCGGCACCGTCCGGCCCGGCCAGCGGGTGGACGGCGTCGTAGAGGTCGCCAACACCGGCACCGCCGCGCTCGACACGGTCGACGCCGTGCTCGACGTGCCGGGCCTCACCGACCCGATCGAGCTCACCGCCACCGATGTCGCCGTCGGCGGGACCGCCCAGCTGCACTTCAGCATCGAGGTGCCGGAGGGCGCGCGCAGCGGGTCGACCTACGACGCCGAGGTGCGCGCCACGGTGACCTACGGCGACCAGGAGCGGACCTCGACCACGTCGGTGCCCGGCTTCGCGAAGGTCGCCGCCGACGTGGTGGTCTCCGCGGTGGTCGTCGGCGACCGGGCGGGCGCCTACCCCGCGACGGGCGAGTGGACGGCGACCGCGACGGTGCGCAACAACGGCACCGCGCCGGTGACGGGTCGTGCCGTGGCGCGATCCGTCGACGACGTCCTCGAGGCCGGCGCGCCGTCACGGCTGGTGACGATCCCCGCCGGCGCCAGCGTCGACGTGTCGGTCACGGTGCACGGCGGCGGGCGCCACTGGCTGCCGATCATGCAGTCCGTGACGGTCGACTTCACCGACCGGGGGTCCGTGCTGGCCACGGGCGCCAGCGCGGCCCGCGTGAAGTGGTACGGCCCCCAGGGCCAGGGCTGGACCGCCACGGGTGCCGGCGCGATCCAGGGCGCGACGGACTTCGTCGACCTCGGGGACGGCGGGACCGGCTCGACCGGCAACACCCAGGCCAACGTGAGGCCCGGACCGACCGAGCTCGCGCACGACCTGCAGTGGAGCTACCAGCCCTCGATCCCGGTCGGTGGCACCAACACCGAGGGCGGGCTGACGCGTCGCTTCACCTGGTCGCGCGACGGCAGCTGGTTCAGCATCGACCTGGCCGTCGAGCAGGGTGAGCCGTTCGTGCTGACCATGCGCGAGACCGCGGACACCTCGGCCCCGTCCACGCTCGCGCAGGTGCAGACCCGCCCGAAGGCCTACCAGGTGCTCGTCGACGACGTCCTGGTGCAGCGGGTGAAGTACCTCGTGCCCAACGAGGGCGTGGTCGGCAACACGCTCGCGAGCTACCAGGTCCTCGTCGACGACCCGGCCGCGCTCGACGCCGACGGCGACGGCGAGGTCACCGTGAAGTACCTCTACCGCGGCGGCAACGACGAGTTCTACGACCCGTCGCTGACCGACGTGTGGGTCTCGCCGGCACCGGAGGACCTCCTCGACCAGCGCGCACCGACGGTGTCGGCCGCGCCGGTCGACTCGACCGTCCTCGGACGCAACGGCTGGATCGTCGCGCCGACCGAGGTCGAGGTGACCGCGGTCGACGACACCGACGCCGACCCGTCGATCCAGGTCGCCCTCGACGACGCACCGATGGCGGCCTACGCCGGCCCGGTGGCGGTGGCCACGGACGGCAGCCACGTCGTCCGCTACTCCGCGACCGACGCGGCGGGCAACGCCTCCGAGGTGCAGGAGCTGGCGGTCAAGGTCGACACGACCGCGCCGGTCCCCGGCTTCGGCGACTTCCCGACGGGCGAGGTGACGGAGGGCGAGGTGCCGGCCGAGCCCGCCTGCGGGGCGACCGACGCCACCTCCGGCATCGCCTCCTGCACCATCACGGGGTACTCGACGGCCGTGGGCGCGCACACCCTCACCCAGGTGATCGTCGACAGGGCCGGGAACCGGGCGACCGCGACCCTCGACTACGAGGTCGTCGCGGCCGGCGCCCCCACGCCGACCCCGACTCCGACCCCGACTCCGACGCCGACCCCGACTCCGACGCCGACACCCACCCCGACGCCGACACCCGCCGTCGAGCCGAGCATCACGGTGAAGGCGAAGGTCAGGGCAGGGGCCCGGTTGAAGATCCGGGTCCGCGACCTGGCCGTCAGCAGGGTGACGATCACGCTGGGCGGCAAGAAGCTCGGCACCGTGAAGGTCAGGGGCGGCAAGGTCGTCGTCACCCGGGTGGTGCCGAGGAACCTCTCCGGGCGGACCGTCCTGCGGGTCCTCGACCGCTCGGGCCATGTCCTGGCGAGCACCACCGTCCGGGTGGTGAGGAGACCAGCGGCCTGA